ACATAAACGGATTCACAATAGGGAGACACATCATGAATGCAACGATTGTGGTAAAACATTCCATAAGAAGTCAGTTCTCACTGCACATCATAGAACTCATACAGGAGAGAGACCTTATGAATGTAAACAATGTGGGAAATCCTTTGGCCATCGCCCAGGTCTCACTGTACATCAAAGAACTCACACAAGAGACAAACCttataaatgtaatgaatgtgggaaatccTTTTGTGTGAAGCCAAAACTCACCGTGCATCGGAGACTTCATACAGGTgagaagccctatgaatgtaaggaatgtgggaaaaCCTTCTACCAGAAGTCAAAACTCACTGTACACCAGAGAACTCACACTGGTGAGAAACCTTATATATGTAATGAATGTCATAAAACCTTTTGTGAGAAGTCAACCCTCAATAGACATCAGAgaactcacacaggagagaaaccttatggATGTAAAGAATGTAGGAAATCTTTCTACCAAAAGTCAGCCCTTACTGTTCATCAGAGAactcatacaggagagaaaccctatgaatgtaatgaTTGTGGAAAAACCTTCTGTCAGAAATCACACCTCAGCAAACATTTGAGAACTCACACAGGGGAGAGGTCACGTATGGCAGATGCTGGCTGTATGTATACCAAAACTCACTTTCTTATTGTGTTGGGCACACAGTTAGCCTacatttctcagcctccctttGTTGTGGATGGGACCATGTAAGTGAGTTCTGGCCAAGAGAGTATGAACACAGGCCTggccaccaaaaaacaaaaaaaaacccatgaatttgctaatttttttattccttgtGCTCCTGAAATACAGTTGACACACAGGTTTGTCTTCAGAGCCATAGAGTGAAGATGGAAACCATGACTTCAGGCAGAAAGGGTTGATTGTGGAGGGCAGAAATCTTCCCATCTCTCCCTCAGAAATCTTCACCTGTACTTTACCTGAGTGAGAAATACTCACTGTTGAACCCTTCTATGTGTGACCTAATTACAGTACTACCAGTCCATTGTAGCCAGTTCAGTTTATGAATTTGTGAATTTGTGACAGGCTTCTGTTGAGGTTACCAGTTCTTGTGTAGGAGACTCACATAGGAAAGaacctttattttcatctttcatcCCCAAGTTAGtagatggaaaaattaaaaaaaaaaatcataggaagaaaaaatgcaataaatgtagCAATACCTTTATTGGGTAGAGATAGCTCATTGAACAGTATTGTGTCCAAATTTCCatctgagtgtccaactttgtgtCTGTCAGAAAATTTTTCATTAAGGGAAAACTATCAATTTCAGTAATGTGGATGAAAACTTCAGATAGAAATGATATtgtattgaaaaaattttttgaactaGTATAGATCATTGGTTctctgcagggggtgggggggtgattTGCCTCCAAGGGTGTGGGgggctgccagaagagctgccagaagataAGATATGTGCCTTGACCAAAAATCAGTTACCCGCAGGGCAGAactgtgttatcactcccagttcagggctggagacagccagtctgggctttcttatcagGCCCCCAGGTGCTGGGCTGAAGCCGCAGTTTCGGTTCCTCCCCTACCCTAACccatttattataaatcacatgACTTTGttccttagcaactgacctacGTCAactgccttgcttcccgccttgtaccctttataagatgtgtgtgttttctcaataaacgaggcttgatcagagacttgtcttgcctccattctctgtgctccctgccccaccccattctcgccccctccctcaggacctgcttcgACTGACCTGCTGGACGGGTCAAAGGGGACATGTGGCAACACTACTGGCAGTAACACGGTGTCAATTCTGCCTTTTTGTATTCAGGGTAGTTATAGGGCCCATGAAGATTCTAAGGGGTAGAGAAATAGGCTCCACCTTTTGATGTAAGGGCACCTTACAAGAGTATGTGGGATGGGACATAGTAgtgtggccatctttggaaaatgaaGTAGGGTACTGTCCACCTTACGGCCACAGAGTTCATATTGCTCACACATGTCATCTATACTAACAATCAAAAGATCTCTATTTATAAAGCTCTTTAGCTCAAAATCTAGGACCTCATTGTCTAGATCAGGTCTACACACACAGTCTCTTTGGGCAATCCCTTCTGTGTGGTTGCTTTTAATCTGAAGATAGGACCTGAAGCGACCAGTTACATGTCCTGCACACACTCAACACACAATGGTAGCACAGTGATGGGAGACTCACAGATTGTCCATTCAAGGGAGGGGAACTGGGAGGCACTCAACCCCCCATACATAGAAACTGAAATCTGGCATCAGTTCCTTAATGAGGGTGTAGTGGTTCTGGGAATGACTTCAGGCCTCTGGTTTCTGCACTCTGTCATCTTCTCTTCTGCAGGATgtagcctgattttttttttcttcagttctagTTCCTGCCCAGAGGGCTCCTCTCATTTAAATGGTTTCTAGACCTTGTATTTCAAATtgacttaattcctttaaaaaagtttttggaTTTCTGATAAATTATAATCCACTCCATTAAACGAAAGCCATCCCTATATTTCTGGAATAGGATCCAATCCACCTTGAACAGAGAATGATGTGGGGACAATGCTCCTAAGATGTGTAAAAGCCCTATTTATCATCTAGTGTAGGGATTTACAAGGCACTCAGTTTAGAGTCTCAAGAAAGGGTCTTAAAGCAACACCCTTGGTCTGTAATTTGCTCTGAGGCTCTATTTTGCTAGTAGCATCCTGAATGCGATCTTTAGCCTGTAGTCATTTCATACTTCTGGGAGCTTTGTTTCTGACTGGAGATGCTGGGAAGggggaaatttattttcaaacctAGGTAGTCCTGGCTCCTTGGTACTTTATCTAGATTATTCTTTAAAACCAAACAATTTCTTTTAGCTCCTCTGTCTCTACCTGTATCTATGGTGAGTGACTCTACCagctatggattttttttctgtttcaggtaGACACCCACCCTTGGTTGCTCTACTATGTGATGCTGGGGCTACATTTCTCTTATTCCGGTTGACAGAATCTCTGGGTTTCCAAAGAAAGGGCCAGGAGGGAGATTGCAAGGGTGAGCAAAAagaaggattttctttcttctttggcagATATCCATGTGATTGTGAGCAGGGTTGGGGAAGGTCCTGTTCCTGTTTCTCTGTCTAGATCTTTAGTATAGTGAATAGTGTATGAAGATGAATGCTTTAAACATTTCACTGTAAGTATAAAAGAAGTTACCGTCTATTcctagattttacttttttttttttaaataggtgttggattttgtcaaggGCCTTTTGTGCATCTGTTGAAGTAATCATGTGTCTTGTGCACCATCTGAAACTACAAAACTACTTCTAGTCATGGGCTTAGCGGAATTGTTGTTATTATAGATGATGTGTCCATTGCTTCTCAGGAATGGGGAATGTACTACTTTCCAGGAAATGCAGGAAGTATTTTGATAAGGGTATAACCAGTTCATTTATGACACAGGTCTGATTAACTCCATCTCAGAAAACTGGGAGATTTATGCCTGGTGTCTCTTACTGAATAATTTCCCATCACGTCACATTCCTCTGTTCTTCCTCAGAAACAGTGCTCTCCAGTCTGGGAGCCTGTTTGGACCTCTCTGCAACCCCACCATTTTAGTCCTACGTGGATGTGGGAGCCACTCAAGAGAAGGAACCTCTACTTCAGTCACTATTTTGGCTCAGGAGCAGAGACTCTGACTACCCTTGCTGCCCTTTATTGGTTGAGTGCATTTTCATGGAGTCTTAAGGGACTCCCAGCACACAGGATTTCTAAGACACTATGTTCTTACGAAAGGTGTCAGTTACATATTTTGTGCCTAGGAAGGCATGAACTACACTTGGCCTccaattatgtttctttttgtcAGCTCATCAGTGGGGACTTGGGCAAGGGACTGACTGGCTGAGACCCCCAGCACCATTATCCCCATTGTTCAGATTTCTGGGATTCTGTTTAGTTCAGGCCTAGATaaggaattaaagaaataatcacaGTGTGGCTTTGTAGAACCTACATCCTTCTGTCTGGGAACTCAGAACAATGTGAAGTCCTAGAAATGAGCAGACCAGAGACTGGCTGAGGCCAAGGCTTTACTCAGTCTCAGGGGTCAAGGGTCTTGGGCTAGACAAGTCCTACGCAATCTGCACAAACTCAGATGAGACATTTGTACTGAAATAATGCCTTTATTTCCTGAAGTTCATGGAATATGTTCAAGGAGAGTCCTTGCCTAGAAGGGCATACGGCCTTGCTTGGTGGGTAGCTCTGGGTCTTTCTCTTCGCTGACTCCTAGGAGCTTGAGATTGGCCTGCAGGAGGTCAGAGTCCAAGGAGGGAAATCTCCATGTATCCCTGTGCCCATACCCTCACTGGGACCTGCCTCTTCCcactccacactgccagcctcTGCACTTTTGTCTTTGTGCTCTGTGGGAGCACCCTTCTCCAAAGACCATTCCTCTGAGGACTCTGTGGATCCCCTTCTTTGCCTTCCTGCACCCAGCTCCCTTCATGAGCTATTTCTGATCCCTGCCACCCAATTCCAGAGCTCACAAGTTCTCCTGGGCCAGCCCCTTCCTCTTGTTTGTTTTGGGCTTGAGTAGGTATCTGCACCCCAAGCTTTTCCAGCTCTTCCTTAAGCCTGGACAAAGAGGGgtaggggaggagaaaggacaaGAGAGTGTGAAGAGACCAGAAGACAGGCTGAAAAGGGGGATGCCCTTGGCCACCTTCCGCTAGGGGACTTGGGGGAGGGCCTCCACACCCACCTCTGCCTCTTTTGCTGCAGCTGCTGGCACTTTTGCTGTAGCTGCTCATGGTGCTGGGCAGCAGTCTCCAGAAGTTCCTGGGCCTTCCTGTTCTCCTCTTCAAACAGATGTCTGAGGAGGGGGGCCATCAGCACTggcatctccctccctccaccccattcCTTGTCCCTGTCATCCTTGTCTTACACTGCAGCTGCTGCCTCCTGGCTGCGGAGAAAGAGCCCCTCAGTAATGGTTGAGCAACCATCAGCCCCAAACTGGGAACACAGACGATGCTTCACATCCTCCAGCTTTGCCTCCATGAGTTTCTCTGCAGCAGGAAAGGACAGATGAGCAGAGCAGCACAGGGCAAATCAGGGCCTCCCCATTCTCCGGGCCTCACCTTCCTTGAGCAATTGCTCCTTGCTGCTGTCCAGGGCATCAATCTCCTGGGCCATCTTCTCTGGCCTCTGAGTAGGTAGAAAGGAGGCCTGTCCATGTGTTTTGGCCTCCTCCCATGCACCTCAGAGAAGCCTACCTGGATCTGGTCTTTACTCAGCATGCCTCACTTCCTACTACTCTGGCCCTCTGAGCACACAATGGACGTTCCAGCTTCAGGGCCTTTGTGCTGGCCATCCTCTCCACCTGGAACTGTCTCACCCCAGACACCTGTGATGCTGTCCTTGAGAGGCTAATGAGGTGGTTGATGTTCAGGAATTCTGCAAGCTTTGAATTCAGGTCTGAGGCAAGTATTTACTAAAGGGGATCTAAAAACATTTACTACAGGCGAtcctaaaatcagaaatgttCCCTGGAGAATCATTTACTAGCCCTGCATTGCAGCTCCTCTTCCCTTTACATGGCCTCCTCACTGAACCTCTCTATCCCATATTTAGTCTCTTTGCCCCTTTTATTTGGCATCTAGGATCCCCAGGTAGCAAACAGCAGTCTGCTCGGTTCCCCACTGTCTGCTCTGTGCCTGTCATGGCTGCAAACACATCCATGGATCTTCTCTATAACCTTTCCTTGGTTCATCAGGGCTTCTCCTGGCCACTGCAGGTCCCTGGGGAAGCAGCAGGGATGGGCGGGCAGGACCAGTGAAGAGGATGACACTGGGCGGCAGTGAGGGTGGTGATAAGGCACTGAGTTGAGGGATATTTTGACGTTAGGCCACCCAGGCTGGCTCAAAAGCAGGTGAGAGGAGGGAGGCCTGCGGTGTTACCTTTAGTTTTGGGCTTGGGACAGTCAGGGAAGATGTGGAAGGTGGGAGGAATGGCTTTGAGTGACTCACGTGGAACTCCCAGAGATCCTTGTGCTGGCCCATCAGATCCTCCAGCTGTTCCTCAAAATCCAACCTGGGGGCCAGCCACACAAGATGAGATACCTCTCCCCAACCTGGCTCAGATCAGGGATCTTCATGTACAGGCCTTGGGAGGCTTGCCCATGTTCTTTGCTTTGCAGGAAGTACCTTCCCCACCTTGACCTTCCAAGCCTCAGGTCAGCCAGCTCCTCTTCTAATCCCCATTCCTGATATTACCTGCACCTACAACCCAACCCCGCACACTGCCCCCTCACCCTCCACCTGGCCTTAGGCACTGGGCTTTACCTCAGTTGCCTCTgtttattcttctcttcctcGATCTGGGAGTTCAGAGCAGAAATTCGCATCTTGCACTCCTGCAGGATGGTCTGCTTCCTGCCAAGAGACAAGGTAGCCCTCAGTCATGTTCTCTGATTATCTCCCCTTGATGGGGCTGGGTGGGGCTTCTGCCTCCTGTAAGGGTCTGTTGTAGCCTTCTAGATTGAGGTCCTTCTCTAATAACTTCATAGCGGGCACGAGCACATGCCCCCTGGGAATAGAGCTGTGAAATCAGGGATATCAACAGGGACATGCAATGAAGCACATCCCAATTTCCCCCATGCAGTTCCAGTCTTGGTATGCCAGGGCTCAGTGACTCTGGTCACACAATAAGCTAAATTAATGTTCAGAAGTGGAGAGATGGATTCACAAATATTGAAGTACATGGAAGGATAGTGGATGAATAGAGACTGAATGGCTTGATGCCTAAATGAGGGGACAGATGAGTGAACAGACAGCCCAGAAGCCTATTTTGGGAAGAGTAAAACAGCTAAGGGAATTTTATATTCTAGCAAATGAATGATTAGTCCAGTGAGTGAGAGTACCCTTAACACTACTGCCTTAGGTTGGGGCCAAGGTGCGAAGACATGCATCTGACCTCTCCTttttacaaaaggagaaaatgagaactGTGGGTCCAGGACTGCGGTTCCCTCTTTCTCGACTCCACCACAgtgacggggcgggggggggggtacagAGCAAGGACCAGCTGGAAGCCCTTACCTCTGTGCTTCACTCTCCTTCTCTCGGCAGTGGAGCCGGAGGATCCTTAGAGTCTCTGCAGGGATAGGAACCAAGGGCCCCATGAGAACCCATTAAAGCACCAGGACTGGGAATAGGTAATAGGGTCAGATCACGTGGACACCTGATTGGACTTTGTAATTTACTTCAAGTCTGGTGGAAGCCACAGGAGGGATGCAAGCGGATTCAGGTTTCAAAAGGATTCAGCTGCTATGGAGAGACTGTCACATTGCCTCTGCAGGGTGACAAAGGCAAAAACCTGGACATGGAATCACTATAATTACCTTGCTTTTTGTTCAAGATTTCTTTCAGGCATACTTCCTCTCCACTCACTGGAAAACACAGTAACATGTTCAGGCATCAGGGACCACCCACTGCACCCTCAGGGAGCATACCTGCCCATAGTCACATAGGCAGTTTGATACAGCTGTACCCCAATTCTAAATGTGGACCCCTGGAGTTGAGCCCCCTCCCACCTTGTGCCCACACTTCCTGTAAGCAGCAAAGGGCCCTGACATTGATAAAGGGTGACTGTGAGGATCCTGCAGAACGCCAGTGCCTTTTACATGGACGGGAGAGAAAAACACATCATATTAACTGGGATATGGGCTATGAAGAAACACATCAAGCAGTAAGGGGAATGTGATCAGGTGGGGACAAAGTGCTATCTTTAGATGGGATGACTGGGGAAAGTTTCTCTAAGGAGGGGACATTCAGACTAAGAGCTGATGATGATGTATGGCAGTAGGAACCTGTGGTATCTGGGGCAGAATACTctagcaaaggccctgaggtgggagtaTGCTTGGAGGGTACAGAGTGGGAGATTGGTAGGACCTGATGCCACAGAGGGGGAAGGAGGCCTTGGCCACAGCAAGAATGCTAAGTGTACAGAATATTAAGTTCAGGAAGTTAAGAATATTAAGATATTCTTAATATTAAGAAGAATATTAATTTCATGCCACTGGGGACCTCTGGGTAACCCCCTGCATGCTTACGTGAGTCCATTTCCTTCTGCAGGGCCTCCCAAACAGTTCGGGCCTCTCCCAGCTCTTCACTGGCTTTCTTTTTTGCTGTGCCGAAAAGcaagacaaaacagaacaaaataacagACAACATGTAAGTGAAACATCCAACCATTCCTTGCAAATAGTGACATTTCACATTTGCTTGAAGCTacctgggcagggggtggggaggacagattTTACAGGGCAAGAAATGAGGCTTTCAGAGCCCAAGCCCTTCTTGTTGGTCCCAGTTGTCGGCAGGGCCAGGTTCATGGACACATGACTGTGGCAACTGCCCTAAGACAAACCCGTCCTTGGTTTAATGACCTGCTACTGCTGTCACAAGAAATGTATCCGGCAATCTTTTAACCAGGGCCCTTCAAATCATGTAGCTGGTCCCCGAGCTCACCTTGCTGAACCTCATTAATCCGATTAATCAGGACCTCAACCCTGGGCTCTAGGCTTCCCGCTGTAGGGAGGAAAGGAGGTTGAATGGAGATGacagggcaggcagagggagtTAGGGGCCCTCCAGGGACTCTCATTCTGGGTAGAGGAtacaagagaaaacataaatagagATTCTGAGTCAGGCTGTAGTAATTGTAGTCAAGAAAAATAGACGGGCAAGAAATTAAAGAGTGAAGGAGTGGGGCGTGTTCTTCATATATGGGAAGACTTCCTGAAGGCCCCAATGCAAGGGGAGGGAAGTTCCTGGGTGGGGGTGGTAGGTAGTCAGTGCGCAGGCCTTTCCTGAAGCAGGAACATGGCTAGAAGAAGCCAAGTGAACAAGCAGAGAGCAGCAGAGGTAAGGTGGAGGGACAGGAGGTGAAGGTGAAAACCTGGATTTAACTGAGTGTGGTAGGGACCACATGGATGGCTAGCAAGGGGGTTTGGAGAAATGTTTTGCCTTCTATCACCGTATACTTTAATTTCAAATCACAgggctatatttttatttcaaagaagttttaaaagtagGAAAGAGCCAATGAGTTAATTTCCAAAGGTTGTGAATTGTGGGTCCTGGAACTTAATCCACTTCTGCCTTATCCGAAAGCTCAGGCTGTGTCTCAGTTAACAGAGAAGACATATGACCTTTCTGCAATTTCTTCACCATTTCCATCAAGTCTTCAATTTTCTGTGAGGACTTGGCCTGCCCTGTGGAGACAAAACCAAACATTTCATAATCCCAAAGGACAGGGCCCAAGGAAGGATCCAACAATTTTGGTATGGGACTGAGAGGGGCTCAGGTCTCCAGCCAGAGTGGTGCTCCTGCTCCTTGTCCTGAGGTAGACACTGAATTCAAGAGGAGTCAGGCCATTTCACAGTCAACTTTTCCTAAAGTGTGAAATCATACCACATATTTCCCCTTAATAAGACTCAGGGCAAGGGGAGCGCTGAACTTTCACTGCCTGTACTATTCACGACTGGGTCAAAGCTCACGAtgcaataatgaaagaaaaagaaaggaggagtaTAAAAAAAACCCGGAAACAAGAAGTCAAAAATCACTGTAACTGGCAGATGGCTAATTAACTAGAAAGTTCTAGAGTGTCTTAAAAAATACCCCACgaagaacataaaaatttaataagatatCATCTCATCTGCACAGTAATAAAAAGAACTATTCTATATATAACTGATTATTCTCAGTAAAAGATTTCATATTCACTTGTTTATAACCAATATAGGCACTTATTTTTAATCCCTTAATGAACTAGCAGATGTAGGCAATTATTAATGGTACTAACATCACAATAAAGATAACTGGACCTTATGAGCCACTTGatgtaaaaatacaatatagGAATCTTGCCAAAAAAAGTTAAACTAATGTCTTTTAAGTCTCTTAATCTAAATACTAATTTAGGGAAAATAAAGGAACACAAAACACATGGGGATGCAATTAGCAACATCCAGACTGGGAACTTTACAGGAAGAAATCAGTTTTCTTAACAAATTTTgggaggaaaggaataaaaagaagatCCTTACAGACTAAAGGGGattaaaaagacatataaatcaaTCTCAAAATGAACTCTATTTAGATCTTGATTCAAacaaatgcactttaaaaaatattgatgacaTAATCGGGGAAATTTGAAAATTGACTGGGTATTTGATGAAAGGAATTATTATATCTGTTATTCAGATAGGACAATACTATTGTGGTTAGTTTTccgaaaagaaatgaaagagtggAGTAGGTGGTAGTGAGTGGGTGAGGATATAAAGGTAACAAGGTTTGCCAAAAGCTGATAAATTGTTAAAGTGGAAAGACGGGCTCATGGGGGTAATTATACTTTGTTCTTGCCTTTTGTATATgcttaaaattttccattataaaaatttttttaaaaagccagctaGTCAGGGGTGTCTTGCTGGCACATagtactcttgatctcagggttgcaattttgattgagccccatattagctGTAGAGATTAgttagaataaaatctttaacaacaaaaaaacaatgagTCAATATAAAGAAGGTAAACCATCATTTCTAGAGAAGagtggagaagaggagggaacagttaagcaaacattttacaaatcgccaataaatatttgaaaagagatACAATCTCAGTCATGATTAATgagatgaaaataacattttgtacCTATTTGGTCGGTAAAGATTAATAAGTCTGACAATGGCCAGTGAGATGATGTGGGGAAATTCATACATAGATAGACTGGAAACTGAAGTGACCTTTCAGAAGACAGTTTTACTGCATCAACATTTTGAAGACATAAGTTCTAAGGATTTATGTTTAAGTATTCAAAAGGCATGTTAAATGACACTGAGGCAGTATTTTTTATGTCAAAAGTGGGAAACAACTTGAACGCTCATTGGCCAAAGTTACAATGCATTCCCATAACAAAATACTGTGTAGCCATCGAAAAGGAGGTAGTTTCATTATGTATTAGACATGGAAAGAGGCCCTAGATacattaaaagaaagttaaaaattatgtatatagaATCCCATACGGCTACAAAAAGAGGTGAAATATATACCAGTCTGTCTATAAACCTATGCATACCATGTCTAGATAATTTCTGGCCAAAATCACACAAATATTTTCGATAGCAGTTACCTCTGGAAGGTAGGACTAGAAGGCCAGGCAAGGGGATGTTTACCTTTCACCACACATACTTCTGcatatggatatatttttttcaaagttaactTCCCCAAGTGACCCCAAATTGATTTTTACAGTTTGGGCAACCAATTCCCCAGGTCTTAATAGACTAGGTAGTGAGctacacttttttattttctattgcttaTGTAGTGCCTGCCATAAGGGAAAGCACAGATTGGCAATATCTGTTGAATGATGCAAATAATATCTTATTAACAAAAAGCCAGGGCACAAAACAGCCTTGTGTAGTATGAGCCCCCCAGTTTTTAGTTATTTCAAAGTTACTAAAAAGTTGCAGAAATAGGGTACACAGCTCCGATATGCCCTTCACTCAGATCCCCCATTTGCTAACATTTCTGAACCTTGAGACTGAGTAGCAGACACAACGCTTCATTACTCCTCGGTGTGAAGAGCCAAGTACAAGGACACTCACTCATGTAGTAACCACCGGACAACGTATGTCGAAACACTATGGTCTGATGTCATGGTGTCAGGAGACGGGGCTTTGGGGAGGCGATTAGGTCATGATGGGGAGTCCTGGTGAATGGGATCAGTGCTCTAACAAAAGAGACCCCAGACGACTCCCCACGCCTTCCTCCCTGTGAGGATGCAGCCTGGAGCCAGGAGCTGGCCCTCACCAGACACCGTATCTGCCGATGCCTCGgtcttagacttccagcctccagaatcagGAGAAGCCAAGTTCGGTGGTTTACAAGGCGATCCAGGTTACGGTATTTCCGTGAGCGCAGCGCAAACTGAGACACGGGTGAAGGAACTAAACCACCTACACGTACTCGTTTAGGTGAGGACCTGAACCAGCCACACCGAAGGGCTCCGTTAGCGCAGCCTTGGCCATCGGAGGTGCTTGATAAAAGGGATATATACGCATCTGtcccatttttctcttcatccttgGCTGAGGGCCACCACTGGCTGCCACGCTCTGCTCCAACGAGCGTTCTGTGCTAACGCTCGCGATTCGCACCTTTCCTCTGAAGGACACCCCGGAGCCGCGCGTCCCCGGGCGGCACCAGTGTAGGTGGGTCTGAAGGGAGCGAGAGCAGGCTCCTGGCGGGAGGGGAGTGTTCCAGGAGCGCGCCGCGCGGCCGGGTGGCGTCCCCCCTGCCCACGGAGCTGGTAACTCCTCAGGCTGGCGTCGGAGAAAAAACGCGGACGCTAGGTGCAGTCGGCCTGAACCCCGCTTCAGAAAAGATATACCCCGGGGAGAAGCGTTCTCGGGCAGCAGGAACGCCCAGACAGGGCTGCGACGGCAGAGGAAGCTGTTCGGCCCAACAGAAAGGGTGTCCCCGGGGCTACTTCACACTGCCAGGTGGCCGGAGGGGGAGGGCCGCCGCGTATCCCCGCCCCACCTGCCAAACCCGGTCTCCCACTGCTGTCCttgacatgggggaggggggggcagtaCTACCTCCTGCCTTCTCAGCCGCGCCTGTGGCTGCCAACCGCTCCTCGCTCGAGGGCCCCAGCCGCCCCGCCATTTCCTCCGCTCGCGGAAGCCCTAAGCGTTGGCGCCTCGACTGGGATTGGACCAAACCcgcgcggggggcggggcgcccCGCGGCAGGCCTGCGCAGTGGGGTCTGAGCGCGAGGAGCCTTGAGCGGCGGCTGGGCTCTGCGGTTTAACACAGGTGCTAGTGCGCATGTTTAAAATATCTGGGGCCCCAAACTCAAGAgtaggggaggtgggggtggtgacGGTGTCTGTGGTGTTCGAGGCTTGCGATTAGCAGTTGAGGAGTCGGTGACTGCGCATGTGTAGACACCTCCAAAAGGTCCCGCCGGCGTTTACTGAGCTTGCGGACGTCAGGCCGAGAGCGCTTTTGCTGTGTGTTGGGTCCAGGGTTTGATTCTTGGCTCTGCTGGTATTCCTTGCTACACACCGAGGGGTGTAGGCCCAGGAATGTAACTTCTAACTAGGCAACATGGAATTTCTTGGAGTCTAGAGGAAATTTACTCCTAGATCCTTGGGATAGCAAGCTTGCCTAAACACTGCATTTGTCAATAAAGTTCTTGTTTTTCGTCTTattccttctctgtgcctgtaAAAAGCTTTCCTAATTGTTTAGTTCTGCGGACCTGTCCTCTATTTGCTGCATGGGGTGCTGCATGATTTATGAACCagttaataaagccaattagaccTTTAGTTTACTTTTGTTAACACCTCCCCATAATAAAGGACAAGTGAagtggagaagaaacagaagttttAATAACATGGATTCCTCCTGTATACATGGAAGAAACCCAGGGAAACTGAGTAATTCCCTGAAATGGCGTACCACCACCTTACCTGCTATTATGGGCTAAAGATAGGGACTTTGGTTTGAGGGGCAAACAGAGTAAATGAGGATATGGTTGTAATGTGCTTTTCCCATTGATGAAATTTCTACAAATTTAGAGTCATCCATCTCTTCC
The genomic region above belongs to Suricata suricatta isolate VVHF042 chromosome 2, meerkat_22Aug2017_6uvM2_HiC, whole genome shotgun sequence and contains:
- the SYCE1 gene encoding synaptonemal complex central element protein 1; this translates as MAGRLGPSSEERLAATGAAEKAGGQAKSSQKIEDLMEMVKKLQKAGSLEPRVEVLINRINEVQQAKKKASEELGEARTVWEALQKEMDSLSGEEVCLKEILNKKQETLRILRLHCREKESEAQRKQTILQECKMRISALNSQIEEEKNKQRQLRLDFEEQLEDLMGQHKDLWEFHRPEKMAQEIDALDSSKEQLLKEEKLMEAKLEDVKHRLCSQFGADGCSTITEGLFLRSQEAAAAVHLFEEENRKAQELLETAAQHHEQLQQKCQQLQQKRQRLKEELEKLGVQIPTQAQNKQEEGAGPGELANLKLLGVSEEKDPELPTKQGRMPF